The genomic stretch cgagcagagtagtgtttactgagcgcctaaaggcagcacggaaaactaactcctagataccccactggtccacaaataagattggaccaaaagcatgaaaatagcgctatataaaagctataataataatgtgataggaataactttttttatgaATGGCACATTCAAATACCGGTAATGTGTCTGTATAGGTGTGGTTAGAATAGACcacccccaatttttttttttaaaggcaaacCTCTATTCCCGTATTCCAAATAGCGTAGCAGGTTTGTGATCTCAACTGGCTATTCGCGGCCCATAATTTACCCACCCTTGGtgtagaacagcggttctcaaccttttatgctcggcgacccctttttacaatcccccactctgccgcgacccctctccccgcacacacacatacagcaatagatgagtagtcaataacaatccatattttggaTCGTCTCatgcgacccctggcaaatcgtcgatcgacccccaagggggtcgcgacccacaggttgagaacccctggtgtaGAATCTAACACATTTagttagtaaaaaattttttaaaaaaaaatcacttttagaGCTTGCGTTCTATGGAGCAgatgtttaggtcatctgtttctatggccaaggGTTAACAAGCTGGGTGTCAGGTGACCAGCACgatgaccaaccgcttttacccccccccccccccaactattgtcaggtacccattagagtgtAACGTATCTAACCTGAAGCCAATTCCGTTATggctacacattttttttttacccaaatgtTAAATTGCTAGATTTGGCTGCTTATAGCTTATAACAACGGCAGGCctacattataaaatataaaacaccaTTTAACATAACACACATATCTGATATACCATTACACtaattttattgaaatacaAAACTTTTCTAAAGTTTTTATGGCACGAGCCTATTAAACAGATgttccaaaaaaacaaaaaaaaaaaagagcactattaggcctacaatcaaataatttaaaatacaaaatgaaatacaaacttAGATAAGAtgtataggctatatatataggACAGAATTTTAAAGTActgaatatatttctttttaaattgtaaagagattaatattttttattttatgaaaaagtTGTGTTTATTTTTGCACAATTACATGAATAAACAATTAGTTGATGAATATAAGCACAAGGTCAACCAACAAGCCAACTTTGACTACCTAAAGAAACAGtgcataaataaaaattttcattGTTAGCTAATGAACTTTTGGTCATTTAATTGctacatttctttgatttttttctgtCAGAAACATAGGTGCCcagtacataaaaaaaacaccatttgtTAATGACTTAGTGCTTAGAATGGGCCTTctcagcatctttacagtcatCGGGAAACCCTGCCTGCGCTGACTAGGACATGTtcaccggatggaggacaatcgtaTCCCAAAAATCATTCATGCAGGCACTTctgtctggctcaagaaaactggacccccccccccccctccattacGTAGATGTGATAaaacgggatttaaaatcagtgaacatcgaTACTagccattgggaagacatagcactagaccgcactagttggagacaCCGACAGTAACCAAGagagctatggacagcgagaaaacaattaactttttttttagaagtattaattaagctgggtttttttgttttttaaataagaaagattaaaaaattgtttcagacaTGTGACATTCAGTTTTTTAACTAGTATTAACCAAAAGATTGATTCAACcataagtttggaaaaaaatatttttgcattGCAATGTTTCTTTTACCAGTATAAATcagttagtgttttttttaaatatgaagatattgaaaattcttGAAGACTTATATGACATTAAATTAAGAGTTTTCACTAGTATGACTAACTTGGTGAGCCATTACATTGACAAATGGGTCTTTTTGCCAGAATGAACAAGTTGATGAGATCTTAAATGTGCAGCCTGTGTGaatctttttttacaaatttgacattgatgtggtttttcaccagtatgaatcaAAAGGTGAGATTTGTAATTTGAAGAATGATGAAATTCTCTTGGACATAATTGacatttaaaagctttttcACTAGTATGAACAGCTTGGTGAACTTTTAATTGTGAAGATAGAGCAAATTCTTTgaaacatatttgacatttaaatggctttccAGTAGTATGAACCACTAGGTGATATTTTAAGCGTGATGAGTGAGAAAATCCTTttagacatatttgacatttaaaaggtTTATCGCTAGTGTGAACAAATTGATGAGATCGTAAATGTGATGCTTGAgtgaatgctttttgacatatttgacatttatgtGGTTTTTTCCCAGTATGAATCAAAAGGTGCGCTTTGTAATCTGCAGAACGAGAAAATTCTCTTGGACatgtttgacatttaaatggcttttcagTAGTATGGACCACTTGGTGACTTCTCAGACCAGAAGGATAAGAAAATTCTTtgagacatatttgacatttaaatggtttatCACCAGTATGAGCCACTAGATGATTTTTTAATTGTGAAGGTTGGGTGAATACTTTATGACAAATGTGACATTTATGTGGCTGTTCACCATGAGTCGCTAGATGAGCTTTGAAATCTGAAGATCGAGAAAATCCTCTTGGGCAtaattgacatttaaatggtttttcattAGAATGAACCACTTGGTGATATTTTAAGCGTGAAGAGTTAGAAAATCCTTttagacatatttgacatttaaatggtttatCACCAGTATGAACCACTTGATGAGATCTTAAATGTGAAGCTTGAGTGAATCCTttttgacatatttgacatttatgaGGTCTTTCACCTGTATGAACAACTTGGTGAGCTTTCAAATAAGAAGGTTTAGTAAATTCTTTAtgacaaatttgacatttaaatttttttttttccgttttaATCCgccgttgtttttttaactgagTAGGATCAGAAAATACCTTAAGACAgatttgacattgaaatgattTTGGACCAGTATAAATCAGCTGGTGTAGATGATTAGGTTCAGAAAATCCTATGAGGcattttctttcaatttcaTCACATATCTGTTTAcctaaattaatttctttagaATAGTCTTCAACCATTCCATCTTGTATATTATCAGTGAGTACATTTATTTCTGAAGTCATTTCCTTTTCTTCATTAATGACCTCCacctgttttaaaataaaaaatgtttaataaaacttttgctataatataatattaagatTTTCAGAGTAAACagtaaaacatttctttcattacaaatgataattttttaaataaaattagccTCACCATTGAAAGTATtgtatgtaataataataataataccggtaataataattttatttataaagtgctgttaacaaacaaaatgtaggctcaaggagctgtaataacattacaaacacaaacacgagagctaaaatgacaaactaatctaaaaaagttagGTAGGtcttattttaaatgaaatagaaaaagaaactcAGGAATTTTTAGCTCTGGAATAAgatcaacattattttttttaaacagtcatTTGATGATTTTGCAAAACCTTTacagatttaataaaatgaatCTTTGCCATTTTAGTTATCAAAAATACAATTActtttaaatgtacaaaataagaCGTAAATATATCTGCCATTATCTTACAGAAATGGTTATACATGATTAAATGTTGTCATTAAATATTTGTCACTAATACTGTCATCACTGATTTTGCTAAAGTTTATGACCATCCAATTAGAAAGAATTTTTGACTGAtaagcaaacaaaaataattagctATAACAAATTCTAACATTGTTTTAATAGAAGCATATTGTTTATCTAGCATCACTACAAGTAAATAAGCCTCGTTAtgtaaactaaaagaaaacaaaacaatatacaaCTACCATTTAAACTTCAAAGGTTACTAAAGAACTAGATTGGATGAGGAttagtttttaatgaagaatTATGTCATTTTAGGGCtaagttataataaaaatatttggtttcagaatattgcaaattttaaagtaattttattttatacatgaATAGTACAAAACATTTCctctaaatgtaattttttttatttctggtattcttatcttatcttatagattacagatgttacttccaaaaaaaacaacaagataattacttcctatgcgtttcatgtgttaatctagtcatgcatgttaatctcTGTTATGTCATTGGTTTTCAGGGTTTTGGGTATGCTGCAGAGTTCCAACAAGGCATTGTATTGATCATCTCTAGTTCTGATCGTCTTCctcatcatgttttttttttttttgttttttactgcaGCCTCagctttttattattaaatgtactACACTATTTTGTAAGCAATGTTCACTTCATGTAATGTGAACTTGTGTTTGAGTGCTCAAGTCAAAGAGtgttaagagagaaagagaaaaaaagtcaaATCAGTTAAAAGTGAATGGAAGTATAGCCAAGTTGAAGCACAGTTATTTAAGTTGAGGTCATTAGAATTAATTGATATTTAGCATCAACAGAGAATTGACActtggaaatatttttctgttagataatcatttttattgaatatttattaGCTAGAACGTTGcctatattatatttttgtcaATAAACAAGTTATATGTCCACGAATCTGCATCCTGACTCATCATTTATATCTTCATATACATAGCATCATTAAATATATTCTGATGCCATCAGTTACATATGGTAGTCAGAATTGAAGTACTGGTACAAATACATATAATAACGTATGGTTACAGTGTTGACATAATGAATGGAGAGATCTGACAAATAAGTTGTAgaactgctaaaaaaaaaaaagcatgtatGAAAGATACATTGTATTCTAATTaccgttatttaaaaaaaaaaaaaaagtttcttctaCATTTGGATAATAAAAACTGGCCAGTTCTTCTACTTGCATatcaatataaacatttttgtactAAACATGCAGATAGCATACTTAAATGTCTGCTActctcttttttaaaacaacaatatttacCCGACTTACTGACACTTCTGAACTTTAGGTCTTACAAGGGGATTTGAAAATTTGGCATAATGTTAGGTATAGGAGAAAGACTGGTGTTTACCTTCACTGACACAGCTAGTTGTCCTGAAGGCAAGGACTGTAGTCTATTGCTATCTGTGACATTAGtcatttctatctctttctttataGTATTTTCCtgtaaaacattaacaaatgtACTAATAGCAGAGGAAATAACACAATTTATCATcaaaaatatacaagttatCTGCAAAGAATGAAATCTAGCATTTAATAGAATACACATTCTATACAATTTCTaggcaaagaaagaaataaagtagcATTTCCTAATTTTCTAGAAAATTCCAGAAAATTTATAGTATAGATCGAAACTTTGCACTTTACCGCTAATGTATGCATAAACATATATGTACATGTAAagttattttctaaaaatataaatatttttttttatttctaacaaaaaaaagttgttcgtgtttttttttttaataatatttttaatagattagatctatccAACTGGTGATCCAGTAAGTCCTAAA from Biomphalaria glabrata chromosome 9, xgBioGlab47.1, whole genome shotgun sequence encodes the following:
- the LOC106052068 gene encoding zinc finger protein 234-like isoform X3, whose amino-acid sequence is MTETERDSTLELNHALKHVKKEIEETDLLTQPCEEQGFKVSMIKIEKIDDESDLNTQETENYYYEKSSTVNPGHEENTIKKEIEMTNVTDSNRLQSLPSGQLAVSVKVEVINEEKEMTSEINVLTDNIQDGMVEDYSKEINLGKQICDEIERKCLIGFSEPNHLHQLIYTGPKSFQCQICLKVFSDPTQLKKQRRIKTEKKKFKCQICHKEFTKPSYLKAHQVVHTGERPHKCQICQKGFTQASHLRSHQVVHTGDKPFKCQICLKGFSNSSRLKYHQVVHSNEKPFKCQLCPRGFSRSSDFKAHLATHGEQPHKCHICHKVFTQPSQLKNHLVAHTGDKPFKCQICLKEFSYPSGLRSHQVVHTTEKPFKCQTCPREFSRSADYKAHLLIHTGKKPHKCQICQKAFTQASHLRSHQFVHTSDKPFKCQICLKGFSHSSRLKYHLVVHTTGKPFKCQICFKEFALSSQLKVHQAVHTSEKAFKCQLCPREFHHSSNYKSHLLIHTGEKPHQCQICKKRFTQAAHLRSHQLVHSGKKTHLSM
- the LOC106052068 gene encoding zinc finger protein 234-like isoform X2, coding for MLYLKYLINWWKSRPVNPTSEPPIMTETERDSTLELNHALKHVKKEIEETDLLTQPCEEQGFKVSMIKIEKIDDESDLNTQETENYYYEKSSTVNPGHEENTIKKEIEMTNVTDSNRLQSLPSGQLAVSVKVEVINEEKEMTSEINVLTDNIQDGMVEDYSKEINLGKQICDEIERKCLIGFSEPNHLHQLIYTGPKSFQCQICLKVFSDPTQLKKQRRIKTEKKKFKCQICHKEFTKPSYLKAHQVVHTGERPHKCQICQKGFTQASHLRSHQVVHTGDKPFKCQICLKGFSNSSRLKYHQVVHSNEKPFKCQLCPRGFSRSSDFKAHLATHGEQPHKCHICHKVFTQPSQLKNHLVAHTGDKPFKCQICLKEFSYPSGLRSHQVVHTTEKPFKCQTCPREFSRSADYKAHLLIHTGKKPHKCQICQKAFTQASHLRSHQFVHTSDKPFKCQICLKGFSHSSRLKYHLVVHTTGKPFKCQICFKEFALSSQLKVHQAVHTSEKAFKCQLCPREFHHSSNYKSHLLIHTGEKPHQCQICKKRFTQAAHLRSHQLVHSGKKTHLSM
- the LOC106052068 gene encoding zinc finger protein 234-like isoform X1, giving the protein MLYLVKALLLYILITSLYCSILYNRSSRFNLPKYLINWWKSRPVNPTSEPPIMTETERDSTLELNHALKHVKKEIEETDLLTQPCEEQGFKVSMIKIEKIDDESDLNTQETENYYYEKSSTVNPGHEENTIKKEIEMTNVTDSNRLQSLPSGQLAVSVKVEVINEEKEMTSEINVLTDNIQDGMVEDYSKEINLGKQICDEIERKCLIGFSEPNHLHQLIYTGPKSFQCQICLKVFSDPTQLKKQRRIKTEKKKFKCQICHKEFTKPSYLKAHQVVHTGERPHKCQICQKGFTQASHLRSHQVVHTGDKPFKCQICLKGFSNSSRLKYHQVVHSNEKPFKCQLCPRGFSRSSDFKAHLATHGEQPHKCHICHKVFTQPSQLKNHLVAHTGDKPFKCQICLKEFSYPSGLRSHQVVHTTEKPFKCQTCPREFSRSADYKAHLLIHTGKKPHKCQICQKAFTQASHLRSHQFVHTSDKPFKCQICLKGFSHSSRLKYHLVVHTTGKPFKCQICFKEFALSSQLKVHQAVHTSEKAFKCQLCPREFHHSSNYKSHLLIHTGEKPHQCQICKKRFTQAAHLRSHQLVHSGKKTHLSM